Below is a window of Corallococcus silvisoli DNA.
GCGCCAGTCCACGCAGGCCAGGTTGTGCTGCACGAGCGCGTCGTCGGGCGTGGCGGCCAGCGCGGCCTTCAGCGCCTTCTCCGACGCCTTCATGTTGCCGGAGGCGTACGCGAGCGCCGCCTCGCGCCGGAGCAGCGCGCCGGTGAGGTTGCCCATCCAGCGGGGCTGCCCGGGCATGGGCTTCTTCTGGGCGGTGGTGAGCAGCTTGCGCGAGGGCGCCACCTTCCCCTGGCGGTACAGCACCCACGCGTCCGCGAGCGGGCGCGTGTTGGGCCACGCCCACTCCGGGGTCGGCGTGAGCGCGCGCTTGGTGCCGGCGGTGGCGTCCGCGAACTTGCCCTCCTCCGCGCGCGTGAGCGCCCGGGCGAAGGTGGCCAGCTTCGCCAGGTCCGCGCGCTTGCCGGTGCCCAGGCGGTCCACCGCGTCCAGGTCCCGGTTCGCCGAGGCCGCGTCGCCGACCTCCAGCTTCGCCAGGGCCCGGCGCACCAGCACGCGCGGCAGGTTCGCCTCCGCCACCTTCGCCGCCGTCTTGGAGGGCCCCGCGTCCGTCAGCCGCTGCACGGCGGCGTCCACCTGGCCCAGCTCCACCTCCGCGAGCGCGGCACCCGCGGAGGCCTCCGCGCGCTGATCCGGCTCCTGCGTGGCCTCACCGGACTGGGTGAAGGCGGCGAGCGCGGCCTGCGCGTCCCCGCCGCCCAGCCGGGCGTAGCCCAGGAGCAGGTGCTCGCGCCAGGTCGCGCCCGGCAGCGTCACCGCGCCCTCCATCACCTTGCGAGCCTCCGCGAACTGGTGGCTGTCCAGGAGCGCCGCGCCCAGCCGGCGGGCCATGGCCACGGAGCGATCCAGGTCGTACGCGCGGCGCAGGTCGCGCACGGCGTCGTCCAGGCGCTGCGTGCCCGCGCGGTCGCGCGCGCGGTGCGCCAGCGCTCGGGCCAGCCACTGGCTCGCGCCGGGGTGGCCGGGTTCGACCTGGAGCGCGCTGCTGTAGTCCTCGATGGCCTGGTCCCACTGGCCGGTGGCGAAGTGGTCCGCCCCCAGCAGCATCCAGCCCAGCGCCTGGCGCGGCGCCATCTCCACCACGCGCCGGTGCACCTCCACCGCGCGCTGATAGCGGCCGGCGCGGCGGTTGACGGAGCCCAGCGTCGCCCACAGCTCCAGGCTGCCTCCGCCCGACTTCACCGCCGCCTCCAGGAACTGGATGGCCTCCTCGTGGCGGGCCTGCGCCTGGAGCGCCTTGCCCACGGCGATCTGCCCCATCAACAGGCCCGGCTGCAGCTCCAGCACCTTGCGGAACTCGGCCTCGGCCTGCGCGGGCTGCTTCTGCGCGAGCCGCACGTCGCCCAGCAAGAGGTGCGCGGCGGGCGTGGCGCCCAGGTTCACCAGCGCCAGCGCCTGGGCCTCCGCGCGGGGCACGTCCCCCGCGGACAGGTACAGCCGCGCGAGGCGCTCCTTCGGCTCCGCCACCTGCGGGAACTTCGTCACCAGCCGCTCCAGCAGCGTGCGGGCCTCCGGGACGCGGCCCTCCAGCTCCAGCACCGCGGCGAGGCCGATCTGCGCGGTGGCGGACTCCGCCCTCCCCGCCTGGGCCTTCTCGAACGCGGCGCGCGCGGCGGGCGCGTCCCGGCGCAGCAGGTGCGCCTTGCCCAGCAGCTCGAGGATCTGGAAGTCATTGCCCGCGAGCTTCTCCGGGCGCAGCGACAGGTAGCGCTGGAGCCGCGCCACCGCGCGGTTCCCGTCCTGCACGTACAGGTAATAGCTGGCCAGGTAGTAGTGGACGATGAGGTGGTCCGGCTGATCCGCGGCGGCCACCTGCTCCAGGAGCGGCACGGCCTCCTGGAAGCGGCGCAGCTTGAAGTACGCCGTGCCCAGCGGGTACGCGAGCGACAGCTCCGCGCGGTTGCGCTCGAACACCGGCTGGAGGCGCGCGGCCGTGCGCTGGAAGTCCTGGAGCGCGTTGGCGGCGCTGCCCAGGCCCGCGGCGGCCGTGATGGACTGCGGCTCCTGCGTGAGGGCCTGCTCGAAGAGCTGGAGCGCCTTCTTGAACTTCTCCTCCGCCTCCTTCTTGTCGCCCTTGGACGCGGCGGCGTTGGCGGACACGAGCGCCTGCTCTCCCTGCTCCGTCATGCGCTGGGCTTCGGTGGCGGGCGGCGGGCGGAACTGGGCGAGCGCCGTCGGCGGGCCGGCCAGGGTGGCCAGCAGGACGAGCGCGGTGGAGACGCGGCGCGGGGGACGGTGGAATGGACGCATGCGGTTCGTCACGGCGAGGGGGCGGGGCTGAATTCGGCGACGATGACGGTGATGTCGTCGCGCTGAGGCTGGCCGGCGCTGTAGGCGCGCACGTCCGCGAGGAGCGCGTCGCGGAGGGCGTCGGCGGGGAGGTGGGCGTGGGCCTGGAGCGCGGCGGCGAGCCGCTGCGTGCCGTAGAGCCGGTTGGCGCCGTCGCGCGCCTCGGTGAGGCCGTCCGTGTACCAGACGATGATGTCACCCGGGCTCAGCTGCGCCTGGCGGGACGTGAACTGCGACGCCACGTTCGCGCCCAGCAGCGGGCCGCGCGCCGGCAGCGACGCCATCTGCCCGGTGTTCCGGTTGAAGACCGCCGCCGCGGGGTGCGCGCCCGCCGCGTAGTCGATCTGCCCGTTGTACACGTCGATGACCGCGAGCGCGCTGGACATCTGGTGCTCGCCCCGGCCCACGTTGGCCAGGGTCACGTTGAGCGCGGTGATGAGCATCTGCGCGTGCACCTGCGACGGCTCACGCAGCGTCATCGCGGACGCGAAGCCGCTGGTCGCGCTGGTGGCCACCAGCGACGTGGACAGGCCGTGGCCCGTCACGTCCCCGATGCCGATGACGACCCGCCGGTCATCCAGCGCCGCGCGGAACCACCAGTCACCGCCGCACGCGTCCGCGGGCACCACGAGCCCCGCGAGCCGCAGGGGCCCCACCGTCACCGCCTCGCGGCCGGGAAGGAGCGTCTCCTGCACCGTGCGCGCGAGCGACACCTCGCGCTCCAGCTGCGCCTTGGCGCGCACGTCCTCCAGCAGGACCTTGATGCGCTCGGCCATGTGGTTGAACACCACGCCCAGCGTCGTCACCTCGCGGCCCGCGCCCGGCGCCGTGCCCGCTCTCGCGCCCAGGTCACCGGCGGCCAGCTGCATCACCCGATGGGTGAGCACGCCCAGCGGCTTGGTGATGCGGCGGCTCTGGAACGCGGCCAGCACGCCGGCCAGCACCACGAAGCCCACGCCCAGGCCCACGATGCGCAGGGTGTTGGCGCGCACCGCGGCGCGGTTGGTCTCCTCCAGGTCGTGCAGCTGCTTCTGCAGGTCCTCCAGCGAGTAGCTGATGACGACCACGCCCTTGCCGCCCTGCGAGCCATAGTCGAGCGGCTCCTGGAATTCGAAGACGGGCTGGCCCTGGAAGAAGGCGCTCGCCCAGTGGCGCTCCGCGGTCCGGCCGCCGGAGGACTCCCCCAGCTTCGCCGCCGGGTCGCTGTCCGCGACGAGCTGCCCGTCCGCGTCGAACATCTGCACGCGCAGGATGTTGCGGTTGTCCGCGATGATGGAGCGCGCCACCTCCGTGAGGAACGCGTAGTTGTTGTCGCGCAGGCTGGTGGCGGAGGTGAGCGCCAGGGTGTGACTCACCGTCTGTCCCAGCTCGCGCGCCTGGGACTGGAGCCGCTGCGTGAAGCGGTCCGACGTCGCGGTGAGCTGCGCCTCCGTCGTCTTCGCCGACAGCGCGGCCAGCAGGCCCACGATGACGATGACCAGCGCCCCGGTGGTGAGCAGCAGCAGCTGATCCAACCGCAGCCCGCGGATGGCCGCCACGTTGGGCAGCTCCCCCGCCTCCATGGGCGCGATGACCGTGTGCGTCGCGTCCGCGGCCGGCAGCCCTACCGCGCCCGTCAGCCGGGTGGCCGTGCTCTCCCCGCGCAGGACGGTGAGCTCTCGGGAGTGGGTGCCGGTGTGCTCCGGCGGAGGAGGCGGCCCCCCGCTCGGCGCGCTCGGGGACGCATCGGGGGAATCGGGCACGGGGTCGAGGCGCGTGTTCGTACGGGACAAAGGCACACCTGGGAGGGCCCGCGAGGGGAACGCAGTCGGGGCGGGGCGGACTCTATCGCACTTCCTGATTGACGCGAGGAGTCCACCTGTCGGGTTTTACTCCGGGGGCGCTCCCTCCCCCGCCCGCCCGACGTGCTCCCAGCCGTCACGGGAGCGTTTCCGAGCGGCCGGAAACCCGCCCTGGCGCGGCATGGATGAGTTCCGCTCATTGCCGCGTCGCGCCACCCGGGGCTCGAAACGGTGGCGGCGGACACCGGCCGCTCAGGGAGCTTGAGTCGGGAGGTCGCGTTCGGAGTATAGGGGCATCCCTTTCCTTTCCCTTCGAGGTCCTCCGCGCGTGTCACGGCCCCGGTTGATCAAAGAAAACTCCGCGCCGCTTTCGCTCGCCCGAGAGCAGCTCATCCGCATCCACGACCTGATGGTGAAGGCGCGCGTCCTGGAGGAGCGCCTGATCCAGATGTACAAGCAGGGCCACGGCTACTTCTGGATTGGCGGCCCCGGTGAGGAGGCGTTCAACGTCCCCCTGGGCCTGCTGATGAAGTGCGGCGAGGGCCCCGCGTACGACTACCTGCACGCGCACTACCGCCAGTCCGCGACGCTGCTGGCCCTGGGCGAGGAGCCCATCGGGGCGCTGCGGCAGATGAAGAACACGGCCACGGACCCCTACTCCGGCGGCCGCAACTTCGCGGGCCACTTCAGCCGGCGCTCGAAGAACATCGCCCCGGTCACCTCCCCCATCGAGGTGCAGTACGCCATCGCGCCGGGCACGGCGATGGCCCAGAAGCGCCACGGCGGCGACGGCATCACCATCGTCACCGGCGGCGACGCGGGCACGGCCGAGGGCGATTTCGCCAGCTGCCTCATCTGGAGCAGCCGCCCCGCCAACCCGCTGCCCATCCTGATCATCGTCACGAACAACACGTGGGGCATCTCCACCACGTCGGACGGCCAGCACGGCGAGACGAACATCAGCGACCGCGCGCGCGCCTTCAACATCCCGGCGAAGACCATCAACGGCAATGATCCGGTGGAGTCCTACCAGGAGATCCAGGCCGCGATGGACTACGTGCGCAAGGAGCGCAAGCCCTACTTCCTGGAGGCGAAGGTGTCGCGCCTGTACGGGCACTCCTCCGCGTCCGGCGCCAACTTCGTGAACGAGGAGCAGGACTGCCTGCGCCTGTTCGAGGCGCGGCTGGAGCAGGAAGGCGTCCTCAGCCGGCAGCAGATGGACGAGGCGCGCAACCGCTACTCCGAGGAGCTGGCCGCCGCGGCGCGCACCGTGCGCGACGAGCCGCAGCCCTCCGGCGATTCCATCTGGGAACACATCTACGCGGAGAAGAAATAACCATGGCGAACATGGCACAGGCCATCCGCATGGCCCTGCACTACGCCGAGGAGAACCTGGGCGTCACCGACATCTTCGGCGAGGACGTGGGCGCCCCGCTGGGCGGCGTCTTCACCTGCACCCAGGGCCTGAAGACGGCGTGGAACAGCCCCCTGGATGAGCGCGGCATCATCGGCGCGGCCATGGGTCTGGCGATGGCGGGACACCGGCCGGTCGCGGAGATCCAGTTCTGCGACTACATCTACAACACCATCGACCTGCTCAAGCTGGCGGGCAACACGCACTGGGCGACGAACGGCGACTGGGCCATGCCCATGGTGGTGCGCACGCCCGTGGGCAGCGGCATCCGCGGGTCCATCTACCACTCGCACTCCTTCGACGCGACGATGACGCACATCCCCGGCTGGAAGGTGGTGATGCCCTCCACGCCGCTGGACGCGTACGGCCTGCTCATCTCCGCGTGCCAGGACCCCAACCCCGTCATGTTCCTGGAGCCCAAGGCGCTGCTGCGCGTGAAGGGCGACGAGCGCATCCCGGGCGAGCCCGACGACGACCGCGCGCTGTCGAAGATGATCGACGCGCCCCTGGGTGACCGCTCGCAGTGGAAGCCCCAGTGGCCCTTGGTGGAGGGGTTCGCGGTGCCCATCGGCAAGGGCAAGGTGGTGCGCGAGGGCGCGCAGGCCACCGTGGTCAGCTACGGCCGCACC
It encodes the following:
- a CDS encoding alpha-ketoacid dehydrogenase subunit beta, with amino-acid sequence MANMAQAIRMALHYAEENLGVTDIFGEDVGAPLGGVFTCTQGLKTAWNSPLDERGIIGAAMGLAMAGHRPVAEIQFCDYIYNTIDLLKLAGNTHWATNGDWAMPMVVRTPVGSGIRGSIYHSHSFDATMTHIPGWKVVMPSTPLDAYGLLISACQDPNPVMFLEPKALLRVKGDERIPGEPDDDRALSKMIDAPLGDRSQWKPQWPLVEGFAVPIGKGKVVREGAQATVVSYGRTLPLCAKAAAQLAEEGLSVEVIDLRSLWPYDWELIKASVQKTGRVLFVNEDTEVTNFGEHLVRRTVEELFYSLLAPPRLIAGKFVPGIGLADALEMASVPQQGDITAALRTLCREQP
- a CDS encoding tetratricopeptide repeat protein encodes the protein MRPFHRPPRRVSTALVLLATLAGPPTALAQFRPPPATEAQRMTEQGEQALVSANAAASKGDKKEAEEKFKKALQLFEQALTQEPQSITAAAGLGSAANALQDFQRTAARLQPVFERNRAELSLAYPLGTAYFKLRRFQEAVPLLEQVAAADQPDHLIVHYYLASYYLYVQDGNRAVARLQRYLSLRPEKLAGNDFQILELLGKAHLLRRDAPAARAAFEKAQAGRAESATAQIGLAAVLELEGRVPEARTLLERLVTKFPQVAEPKERLARLYLSAGDVPRAEAQALALVNLGATPAAHLLLGDVRLAQKQPAQAEAEFRKVLELQPGLLMGQIAVGKALQAQARHEEAIQFLEAAVKSGGGSLELWATLGSVNRRAGRYQRAVEVHRRVVEMAPRQALGWMLLGADHFATGQWDQAIEDYSSALQVEPGHPGASQWLARALAHRARDRAGTQRLDDAVRDLRRAYDLDRSVAMARRLGAALLDSHQFAEARKVMEGAVTLPGATWREHLLLGYARLGGGDAQAALAAFTQSGEATQEPDQRAEASAGAALAEVELGQVDAAVQRLTDAGPSKTAAKVAEANLPRVLVRRALAKLEVGDAASANRDLDAVDRLGTGKRADLAKLATFARALTRAEEGKFADATAGTKRALTPTPEWAWPNTRPLADAWVLYRQGKVAPSRKLLTTAQKKPMPGQPRWMGNLTGALLRREAALAYASGNMKASEKALKAALAATPDDALVQHNLACVDWRQGETAAALTAWKRLETAVPIAALNLGIDAQDRRHEPAEAVDAWRRYLASGVGPRAAQVREWKDRLQGLYGLGDAQGVGQASGVAEETP
- a CDS encoding PP2C family protein-serine/threonine phosphatase is translated as MSRTNTRLDPVPDSPDASPSAPSGGPPPPPEHTGTHSRELTVLRGESTATRLTGAVGLPAADATHTVIAPMEAGELPNVAAIRGLRLDQLLLLTTGALVIVIVGLLAALSAKTTEAQLTATSDRFTQRLQSQARELGQTVSHTLALTSATSLRDNNYAFLTEVARSIIADNRNILRVQMFDADGQLVADSDPAAKLGESSGGRTAERHWASAFFQGQPVFEFQEPLDYGSQGGKGVVVISYSLEDLQKQLHDLEETNRAAVRANTLRIVGLGVGFVVLAGVLAAFQSRRITKPLGVLTHRVMQLAAGDLGARAGTAPGAGREVTTLGVVFNHMAERIKVLLEDVRAKAQLEREVSLARTVQETLLPGREAVTVGPLRLAGLVVPADACGGDWWFRAALDDRRVVIGIGDVTGHGLSTSLVATSATSGFASAMTLREPSQVHAQMLITALNVTLANVGRGEHQMSSALAVIDVYNGQIDYAAGAHPAAAVFNRNTGQMASLPARGPLLGANVASQFTSRQAQLSPGDIIVWYTDGLTEARDGANRLYGTQRLAAALQAHAHLPADALRDALLADVRAYSAGQPQRDDITVIVAEFSPAPSP
- a CDS encoding thiamine pyrophosphate-dependent dehydrogenase E1 component subunit alpha: MSRPRLIKENSAPLSLAREQLIRIHDLMVKARVLEERLIQMYKQGHGYFWIGGPGEEAFNVPLGLLMKCGEGPAYDYLHAHYRQSATLLALGEEPIGALRQMKNTATDPYSGGRNFAGHFSRRSKNIAPVTSPIEVQYAIAPGTAMAQKRHGGDGITIVTGGDAGTAEGDFASCLIWSSRPANPLPILIIVTNNTWGISTTSDGQHGETNISDRARAFNIPAKTINGNDPVESYQEIQAAMDYVRKERKPYFLEAKVSRLYGHSSASGANFVNEEQDCLRLFEARLEQEGVLSRQQMDEARNRYSEELAAAARTVRDEPQPSGDSIWEHIYAEKK